The genomic window TGCAGACGCAGGTGTCCATCCCGCCCAGCGGCGGGAGCGCCGCCAGCGTGTAGCAGCCGATATCCCCGGCCACGGTCACTTTAAGTTTCGAAAGAACGTAGAACAGCCCGCGGTGCGGGCATCCGGGGCATAAATTCGGCGGACGCGAGGGGACTTCCTCCGAGGACTTCAAGGGCACGGAGCCGCCGGCGATCCCTTCCCGAACAATGCGCGGATCGAGCTCGCCGACGATGGGGATTATCTCCTTCCCCTGCACGGGTATCCCCAGCGCTTTCACGTGCGCCTCGATGTGGGGATCCAGTTCCTCGACGACCACCAGCCGGGAGACTCCGGCCGCGAACTCCCTGACAAGCCGCGACGGCAGGGGGTGCGCCATCCCGAGTTTCAGCACGGAAGCGTCCGGGAATGCCTCCCGAACGTACTGGTAGGAAACGCCCGCGGTGACGATCCCGAGCGACCGGTCCCCCCACTCTATCCGGTTCCCGGGGAATGTTTCCGCCGATTCCGTCAAGGCGCGCATCCGTTCCTCGACAAGCACGTGCCGCCGCCTTGCGTTGACCGGCAGCATGACCCACTTGGCGGGGTCGCGGACGAACCCGGGCGAAAAGGCCGGGCCGGACGGCTCCCCGAGGATAACGGTCCCCTTTGCGTGCGAAATGCGGGTCGTGGTTCTCAGGAAGACCGGGGTATCGAATTCCTCCGACATCTCGAAGGCGAGCTTCGTGAAATCCTTGGCTTCCTGCGAGTCGGACGGCTCCAGCATCGGAATCTTCGCCGCCACCGCGTAGTGCCGGTTGTCCTGCTCGTTCTGGGAAGAGTGCAGTTCGGGGTCGTCGGCGGTGATGATGACGAATCCCCCCCGCACTCCGGTGTACGAAGCGGTAAAGATGGGGTCTGCGGCAACGTTCACTCCCACGTGTTTCATCGCCGCAAGAGCGCGCACTCCGGCCATCGACGCGCCGAGCGCCACCTCGACCGCCACCTTCTCGTTGGGGGCCCATTCCGCATAGACCCCCTCGTAGCCTGCGAGATTCTCCAGAATTTCCGTGCTCGGGGTGCCTGGATACGCGGATGCGACCTTTACATGCGCCTCGAAGGCGCCGCGGGCGATCGCTTCGTTTCCGGATAACAGCCTGACGAGCCGCCGTGCGGGGACGGACAACGGTTTCCCCTTCTTTCCCGCTGAAATATAAGTATGTTACGTTAGCACATCGCCCCCTCCTCTTTCAAATCCCGATGTGATGATTTCTGCTATACTTTGTGGTCTGTTTTCGATTATTCGGCATCACATGTGGGGGCGCTGCGGGTGAGAGGCGCCTCTTTTTGCTTCACTGCCATTGATGGCAGCGAGCGACAGTATCGGCAGGGGGAGCGCATCATGAAGATCGGGGTGCTGACGGGGGGCGGGGATTGCCCGGGTCTTAACGCAGTGATCAGGGCCGTTGTCCGGAAGTCCGATTCCTACGATTCCCGCGTCGTGGGAATCCGGAACGGGTGGAAGGGGCTCCTCGAACTCTCTCCCATTGACCTGGACATCAGGATGGTCTCCGGCATCCTGCACGTCGG from Deltaproteobacteria bacterium includes these protein-coding regions:
- a CDS encoding 6-phosphofructokinase; this translates as MKIGVLTGGGDCPGLNAVIRAVVRKSDSYDSRVVGIRNGWKGLLELSPIDLDIRMVSGILHVG
- the iorA gene encoding indolepyruvate ferredoxin oxidoreductase subunit alpha — its product is MSVPARRLVRLLSGNEAIARGAFEAHVKVASAYPGTPSTEILENLAGYEGVYAEWAPNEKVAVEVALGASMAGVRALAAMKHVGVNVAADPIFTASYTGVRGGFVIITADDPELHSSQNEQDNRHYAVAAKIPMLEPSDSQEAKDFTKLAFEMSEEFDTPVFLRTTTRISHAKGTVILGEPSGPAFSPGFVRDPAKWVMLPVNARRRHVLVEERMRALTESAETFPGNRIEWGDRSLGIVTAGVSYQYVREAFPDASVLKLGMAHPLPSRLVREFAAGVSRLVVVEELDPHIEAHVKALGIPVQGKEIIPIVGELDPRIVREGIAGGSVPLKSSEEVPSRPPNLCPGCPHRGLFYVLSKLKVTVAGDIGCYTLAALPPLGGMDTCVCMGASIGNAFGMEKALGKAAQGKFVAVIGDSTFVHSGITGLIDIVYNRGASTVIILDNRTTAMTGAQDHPATGKTLQEDPTHRLDLPGLCRAVGVEHVYMVNPHDMAQTEAVLRRELAREAPSVVITEAPCVLLPEHRKKKRPVYEVIPDLCTGCRACNKLGCPAIEWVPFTPEEAVAVGKKAAQKGMARINALLCDGCNQCPPLCKFKAILERKD